The genomic interval CAAATGTAGATGTACGTATTGAATATGACGGCAAAGTATTCCAAGGCGAAATTTTATTATTCTTATTAGGTTTAACAAATTCAATGGCAGGTTTTGAAAAATTAGTTCCTGATGCGCGTCTTGATGATGGTTATTTCACATTGATTATTGTTAAAAAAGCTAATCTTGCAGAATTAGGACATATCATGACGTTAGCATCTCGCGGAGAACATATTAAACATCCTAAAGTAATTTATGAAAAAGCAAAATCTGTGAATATTTCTTCGTTTGAACAAATGCCGCTCAATGTTGACGGTGAATATGGCGGTCAATTACCTGCAAATTTCCTGAATTTGAAACAGCATATTGAAGTATACACACCTAAAGTTGTAAAAAGCACTGAATTAATTCAGCAAGATTGATAATCGAAAGGTTAGGAATAATCATTTTAATCCTGACCTTTTTTCTATGGAGGTAAGAAAGTGGAAGCAATAAAAAAGAATGAAGTGAAAACAGGGCGTGTCATTGATCTAACACATGAAGGTCATGGTGTGGTTAAAATTGACAGATATCCTGTGTTTATACCTCAAGCGCTCACTGGTGAAGAAATTGAATATAAGCTGATTAAAGTAAATAAGAATTTTGCGATTGGAAAATTACTGCAGATCTTTGAAGAAAGCCCAGAACGTGTAGAACCGCCCTGTGTCTACTATTATAAATGCGGAGGATGCCAGCTGCAGCATCTTGCCTATGATGCCCAACTTGAAATGAAACGTAATCAAGTAATAAATCTATTTCATAGAAAAGGAAAGTATACTGATACAGTTATCAATGAAACAATTGGTATGATGAATCCGTGGTCATACCGCAATAAGTCTCAAATTCCAGTCGGTAAAAATAAAGACGGCAAAACAGTTATGGGATTTTATAGACAACGCAGCCATGATATTATTGATATGGATGAATGTATTATTCAAGACAGCATTCAAAATCAACTAATGGTCATGATTAAAGAACTCCTCAATAAATATAAAGTTTCAGTTTATAATGAAAGATCTAAAGAAGGTTTGTTACGACACGTCATTATCAGAGTAGGTTATACTTCGCGTGAAGTGATGATTGTTTTTGTAACAAATGGTAAAAAATTCAAACAAGCACCTGCCATTATCGAAAAGTTAGTTGAAGCGGTACCTAATATTAAAAGCGTAATTCAAAATATCAATGAATCACATTCAAATGTCATTATGGGACGTCATTCCAAAACGCTTTACGGCAAAGATAAAATTATAGATGATTTAGATTCTGTTGAATTTAAAATTAGTGATCAATCATTTTATCAAATCAATTCACAACAAACTGTCAAATTATATAATAAAGCTTTAGAATATGCACAGCTTAATGGTGATGAGACAGTGTTAGATACGTACTGCGGCATAGGTACAATTGGTTTATATATGGCAGAAAAAGCAAAACATGTATATGGGGTAGAAGTTGTACCCGCGGCAATAGAAGATGCTAAACAAAACGCAAAGTTAAATGGTTATGATAATACAACTTTTGTCTGCGGCAAAGCAGAAGATATCATTATGCGTTGGAAAGCAGAAGGTATTCAACCTGATGTAGTGATGGTCGATCCGCCGCGCAAAGGTTGTGATGAACAATTTTTAAAAACATTATTGGAACTGAACCCAAAACGAATTGTTTATATTTCTTGCAATCCTTCAACTCAACAAAGAGATGCTAGTATTTTAACAGAACAGTATCAGTTAAAAGAAATTACACCGGTTGATATGTTCCCGCAAACAACACATATTGAAACCGTAGCTTTATTTGAACAAAAATAAGAAAAAGCTGACAGATAAAACTGTCGGCTTTTCTAATATAAAGAGGGCGAACTTTTTAAGTGTTCGACCCTCCAAATTATTACTTATTTCTCGTATTTAGAGTTGGCTTCTCCGCCTTTACGTCCAATATCTTCATAAAATTCTTTGTCTTTTTCTTTGGATGTTGCGTCTCCGCCTTTTTTACCGATTTTTTCATAATACTCTTTGTCATGTTCGCTTGCCGTTTTGTCTCCGCCTTCTTTACCTATTTCTTCATAAAATTCTTTGCCTTTTTCACTTGCAGTCTTTTCTCCGCCTTCACGACCAATTTCTTGATAATGATCTTTGTTGTATTCTTCTGAAGTTTTTTCTCCGCCCAGTTTACCTGCTTCTGAATGACTCATTTTGTTATCTTTTTCAGACATTTACAAAACCTCCTAAGAATTTTAGAGTAATAGACTTAAAAACAAACTAATGACTTAAGTCTAATAAGTTTTACCACGAGTTGATGTCTATAAACGATAATTCAGTAATTCTTTACAAAAACAAAAAGTATCAAAAATAAACTTTTTTAAATTTTGAATAATGTGTTGGTAGGGAGGAAATAAACGACTATATTGATGAATAAACAACATATTCTGAAGTGCTTGCCAAATGTAATATAATTAATATAAGAGAGAAAGTGAGGTGGACAAAATGAGTGAACGGCGAATTATTCATATCGATATGGATTATTTTTTTGCACAAGTAGAAATGAGAGACAAACCAGAGTTGAAAGGAAAACCTGTCATTGTTGGTGGGAAAGCTAGCGGGAGAGGCGTCGTATCCACAGCTTCATATGAGGCGCGTAAATTCGGTGTTCATTCAGCAATGCCGATGGCGCAAGCACATAAGTTATGCCCAGACGGTTATTATGTTCAACCTCGCTTTGAAGTATATAAAGAAACTTCTCAAATCATTATGGACATCTTTAAAAGCTATACAGAAATAGTAGAACCGATGTCGCTTGATGAAGCATATTTAGATATTACACATTTGGTACGTCCGGATTTATCAGCATCTGCAATTGCACAATTTATTCGTAGAGATATATGTGAAAAAACAGGACTGACTTCATCAGCAGGAATTTCATATAATAAGTTTTTAGCAAAATTAGCTAGTGGAATGAATAAACCTAACGGAATTACTGTTATTCATTATAATAACGTTAATGATATATTAATGAATTTAGATATTGGTGATTTTCCTGGTGTAGGCAAAGCGACTAAAGAAGTAATGCATGCCAATAGCATTTATAATGGCCAAGACTTATATAATAAAGATGAAAGAGAATTGATTCGTATATTCGGTAAACGCGGCCATGGATTATATCAAAAAGCACGAGGTATTGATCATAAACCAGTTAAAAATTTTCGCATTCGTAAGTCAGTAGGGACCGAACGTACATTTGCGACTGATATTAATGATGATGAAGAAATTCTCTTGAAGGTAAGAGAATTAAGTGAGAAAACTGCAGAAAGATTAAGTCGGATTCAAAAATCAGGAAAAACTGTAACGGTCAAAATTAAAACTTATCAATTTGAAACACTATCAAGACAACGCAGTTTGAGAGATCCAATCAGAAGTGATATTGATATTTATAATACTGCTTATTCACTTTACAATGAATTGAAAGATCCAGACGTACCTATTCGACTTATTGGTGTAACAGTTGGTAATTTGGAAACAACTGAATATCAAAATATGTCAATATATGACTTTCTATAAAAATCGATTGTGCATTTGAAAATGTCACAATCGATTATCCTTTATCTATTAAATTTTTACCATAAACAGCGAGCATATCATTTAAACTATCATAATTTTTTAGTAAACGAAATGTTATCATGGCACAAGCTTTAGCATCATTTAACGCGTCGTGATGACCATGGAAATCTAGATGATAGTATTCCATCATATGATTCAAGCCATAGCGATTAGCATTCACTGTACGTCTTGCTAGTTGTAGTGAACAAAAGTAAGTCATTTCTGGTGTGTCTAAACCAAGTGCTTGAATACTAGCATGCAAAACGGTCATATCAAATGCGGCATTATGTGCAACAACAGGCAAGTTTTCAATAAATTGAAGCATATACGGCAGCACAAAATTAAAATCTGGAGCAGTTGCTACATCTTCAGGTTGAATACCATGTACATTGATATTTTGTTGTGAAAAATAATCATTAGGATTTACAAGGGTATAAAACGTTTCAACGATTTCATTATCGACCACTTTTACCATACCTACAGAACAAATACTTGTACGTTTACCATTTGCAGTTTCAAAGTCTAAAGCGACAAATGCATTTTTGTCATTCATAATTGCAAACGACCTTCCTAACTATACTTAATATAGAATAGTAAAATGTTACTGGAAAATAAATCGTACGTCAAGGAATTAAGATTCTTAAAATAAGTGGGAAATAATTTTTTTATCTTCCGTAAACACATGTTATAATTATCTAGGAAATTTAGAGGAGTGAAGTGCATGAGACAATGGACGGCGATTAACTTGGCGAAACTTGCACGCAAAGCAAGCCGAGCTGTCGGCAAACGTGGTACGGATTTGCCAGGTCAAGTTGCAAGAAGAATTGATAAAGATATTTTAAGAAACTTAGCTGAAAAAGTAGATGATGTTGTATTTATCAGTGGTACAAATGGTAAAACAACTACATCGAATTTAATTGGCCACACTTTAAAAGCTAATAACATAGATATTATTCATAATAACGAAGGCGCAAATATGGCTGCAGGTATCACATCTGCATTTATTGTGCAATCCAATCCAAATACTAAAATAGCGGTTATTGAAATTGATGAAGGATCAATCCCACGTGTATTAAAAGAAATGACACCTACAATGATGGTGTTCACAAACTTTTTCCGTGATCAAATGGATCGATTCGGTGAAATTGATATTATGGTGAACAATATTGCTGAAGCTATTAGTCATAAAGGTATCAAGTTGATATTAAATGCTGATGATCCTTTCGTAAGCAGATTGAAAATTGCGAGTGAATCAAACGTATACTACGGTATGAAAGCTCATGCTCACGAATTCGAACAAAGTACAATGAACGAAAGTAAATACTGTCCAAATTGCGGACGACTGCTTGCTTATGATTACATACATTATAATCAAATCGGTCATTATCACTGTGTGTGCGGCTTCAAACGTGAAAAACCAAAATACGAAGTTTCGAAATTTACAATTTCACCATTTATTCATTTAACAATCGGAGATACAACATTTGATATGAAAATAGCTGGTGATTTCAATGCATATAATGCAATTGCGGCTTACAGTGTATTAAGAGAACTTGGCTTAAATGATGCATCGATTAAAAATGGTTTTGAAACGTATA from Staphylococcus condimenti carries:
- the rlmD gene encoding 23S rRNA (uracil(1939)-C(5))-methyltransferase RlmD, with protein sequence MEAIKKNEVKTGRVIDLTHEGHGVVKIDRYPVFIPQALTGEEIEYKLIKVNKNFAIGKLLQIFEESPERVEPPCVYYYKCGGCQLQHLAYDAQLEMKRNQVINLFHRKGKYTDTVINETIGMMNPWSYRNKSQIPVGKNKDGKTVMGFYRQRSHDIIDMDECIIQDSIQNQLMVMIKELLNKYKVSVYNERSKEGLLRHVIIRVGYTSREVMIVFVTNGKKFKQAPAIIEKLVEAVPNIKSVIQNINESHSNVIMGRHSKTLYGKDKIIDDLDSVEFKISDQSFYQINSQQTVKLYNKALEYAQLNGDETVLDTYCGIGTIGLYMAEKAKHVYGVEVVPAAIEDAKQNAKLNGYDNTTFVCGKAEDIIMRWKAEGIQPDVVMVDPPRKGCDEQFLKTLLELNPKRIVYISCNPSTQQRDASILTEQYQLKEITPVDMFPQTTHIETVALFEQK
- a CDS encoding 3'-5' exonuclease, whose protein sequence is MNDKNAFVALDFETANGKRTSICSVGMVKVVDNEIVETFYTLVNPNDYFSQQNINVHGIQPEDVATAPDFNFVLPYMLQFIENLPVVAHNAAFDMTVLHASIQALGLDTPEMTYFCSLQLARRTVNANRYGLNHMMEYYHLDFHGHHDALNDAKACAMITFRLLKNYDSLNDMLAVYGKNLIDKG
- a CDS encoding KGG domain-containing protein, encoding MSEKDNKMSHSEAGKLGGEKTSEEYNKDHYQEIGREGGEKTASEKGKEFYEEIGKEGGDKTASEHDKEYYEKIGKKGGDATSKEKDKEFYEDIGRKGGEANSKYEK
- a CDS encoding Mur ligase family protein gives rise to the protein MRQWTAINLAKLARKASRAVGKRGTDLPGQVARRIDKDILRNLAEKVDDVVFISGTNGKTTTSNLIGHTLKANNIDIIHNNEGANMAAGITSAFIVQSNPNTKIAVIEIDEGSIPRVLKEMTPTMMVFTNFFRDQMDRFGEIDIMVNNIAEAISHKGIKLILNADDPFVSRLKIASESNVYYGMKAHAHEFEQSTMNESKYCPNCGRLLAYDYIHYNQIGHYHCVCGFKREKPKYEVSKFTISPFIHLTIGDTTFDMKIAGDFNAYNAIAAYSVLRELGLNDASIKNGFETYTSDNGRMQYFKSGNKEAMINLAKNPAGMNASLSMGEQLEGKKVYVISLNDNPADGRDISWIYDADFEKLSNQDIETIIVTGSRAEELQLRLKLAEVNVAVVVEKDIYKATARTMDYSGKTVAIPNYTSLEPMLEQLNRSFEMRENQ
- the dinB gene encoding DNA polymerase IV; protein product: MSERRIIHIDMDYFFAQVEMRDKPELKGKPVIVGGKASGRGVVSTASYEARKFGVHSAMPMAQAHKLCPDGYYVQPRFEVYKETSQIIMDIFKSYTEIVEPMSLDEAYLDITHLVRPDLSASAIAQFIRRDICEKTGLTSSAGISYNKFLAKLASGMNKPNGITVIHYNNVNDILMNLDIGDFPGVGKATKEVMHANSIYNGQDLYNKDERELIRIFGKRGHGLYQKARGIDHKPVKNFRIRKSVGTERTFATDINDDEEILLKVRELSEKTAERLSRIQKSGKTVTVKIKTYQFETLSRQRSLRDPIRSDIDIYNTAYSLYNELKDPDVPIRLIGVTVGNLETTEYQNMSIYDFL